In the Agrobacterium vitis genome, CTTTTATGGTCAGCAGCTGTTTATTGTCAAAGGTGCCCCCATGACCGTTTCCCCCAATACATCCGCCGCACTTTGGTCGATCATCGATACCAAGACGCCTGATTTTATCGCCTTGAGCGACCGGATCTGGGGCATGCCGGAAACCTGCTACATGGAAGAATCGTCCGTTGCAGAGCATGTCGCCATGCTGAAGGCCGAAGGATTTCGTGTCAGCGAACAATTGGCCGGCATACCCACCGCCGTGATGGGCGAAGCGGGGGAGGGCGGCCCCATCATTGCGTTTCTGGGCGAATATGATGCTCTTTCCGGGCTCAGCCAGGAAGCGGGCGTCGCTGAACATAAGCCAATTGCCGCAGGCGGCAACGGCCATGGCTGCGGCCATAATCTGCTCGGCTCTGCCGCTCTCTTGGCGGCCTCGGCCCTGAAAGACTGGTTGAAAGAAAAAGGCTTGCCCGGACGGGTGCGCTATTATGGTTGCCCGGCCGAAGAGGGCGGAGCCGCCAAGGCCTTTATGGTCAGGGCAGGGGCCTTCGAAGGTGTCGATATAGCCATTAGTTGGCATCCAAACTCCTTCGCTGGCGTGCAGCGCACCACCTCGCTTGCCAATTCCCGTGTCGATTTCACTTTCCGGGGGAGGGCGGCCCATGCCGGATCAAACCCCGATCTGGGGCGCAGCGCTCTCGATGCGGTCGAGCTTATGAGCGTCGGCGTCAATTATATGCGCGAACATATGCCATCCGATTGCCGCGTACACGCCGCGATTCTCGATGCGGGCGGCATTTCACCCAATGTCGTCCAGGCCTATGCCAAGGTTCGCTATCTGATCCGCGCCCCGGAATTGCAAGGCATGAAGACCCTCGTGGAGCGGGTGAAGAAAATTGGCGAGGGTGCGGCATTGATGACCGAGACCCGGCTGGAAACACAGGTAATCAGCGCCGTTTCCAACGTGCTGACCAATGGTCCGCTGATGGCGGCCATGCAGGAGGCCTGGGAAGAACTCGGCCCACCACCCTTCGATGCGGCGGATCGGGCTTTCGCCGAAACAATCCGCGCCGTCTTAACGCCGGAAGAAAAGTCGGCGCCCTGGCGTTTTGAAGGCCTGCCGGAGCGCGATATCCCGCTTGCCGATTTCATTCTGCCCGCCCATGACCGCACGCCGCTGCTAACCGGGTCAACCGACGTCGGCGATGTCAGCTGGGTGGTGCCAACCGTCCAGGCCGATGGGCCAACCTGCGCCATCGGCACACCGTTCCACACCTGGCAATTGGTGACGCAGGGGAAAAGTCCGCTGGCTCACAAGGGCATGGTGGCTGCGGCAAAGGTCATGGCCGCCACAGGCCGCGCCGCCTTCGAAAGCGAACAGTTACGCGAAGCGGCCCTTGCCGATCTGGTCGCCCGTCGCAAGGGCCAACCCTATCAAAGTCCCTTGCCCGCCGACGCCGAACCGCCAATCGTTGAAATGGGTGGCCGTAAGTAAGAAGCCATATCCAAGGTTACTTTCAACGGTCTGCGTCCTTAACACCTAAAGCTTGTCCGGATTTGTTCGGCTTGGCACCAAGCCAACCAAACAAATCCACGCTCTTTAGCTTGACCCATTTTACGTAACGTTATAACAAAACCTAATTATCGATATAGTTTGAAAACAGACTTGTGCGGAACCGCAACCCATGTCAGTGATAGATCCAAATGGTGCTGTAGCCTTGCAAAGAAGGCTGCGGCTGAAAAGGGAATACGGTGAGGCTTACCCAAAAGGGACCGAAACCGTGGCTGCCCCCGCAACTGTGAGCGGCGAGTGGGCCTGCACGATGCCACTGGCGATAAGCCGGGAAGGCGCAGGCCAACAGCGACCCGCAAGCCAGGAGACCTGCCATTTAGATGTTCAACCGCAACGGACGGGGTGTTCCGATGGCAGCGATAAGACTTCAGGTCCGCCGAGAGGCGTGGCCATTCGTTCCTTTTTCAGACGATCCGGCCCGAGGCGCGGCACGCCTGATGTCCGGTCAACCGATGCAGGCTCCTGCATGAGCTGTGACGGTCATGGTGCCTCGCTTGAGGTGAGGGGGCTCAGCTATGGGCCAACTGGCGCGCGATCCCTGATAAAAAATATCGATTTTACGCTTACCGCTGGTGAGCGCCTGGCCATTCTCGGCCCGAATGGGGCGGGTAAGACAACTCTGCTGCGCTGCCTTTATCGTGCCGTGCGCCCGGGTGAGGGCAGGGTGCTACTGGACGGGCAGGATGTATGGACAATCGATCCGCGGACGGTCGCCCGCCGGATCGCCGTCGTAGTCCAGGAAATGCCGGCAGATTTCCCTTTTACCGTCGAAGATATCGTCATGATGGGCCGAATTCCCTGGCAGAAAAGCGCCTGGAAAAGGTCGCAGAGCACCGGAGACGACAAAGCCAGAGCGCTGCATGCCATGGATCACCTCCATGTCACCGATCTGGCGCGACGTGATTTTGCAACTTTGTCAGGCGGCGAAAAGCAACGCGTTCTCGTCGCCAGGGCGCTGGCGCAAGACCCGCAATTGCTCATTCTGGATGAGCCATCCAACCATCTCGATATTCGCAACCAGTTGGAAATTCTCGATCTGTTGCGTGGTCTCGGCATTACCATCGTCACCACACTGCATGACATCAATCTTGCCGCAGGTTTTGCCACAAGAGCAATCATTCTGAAGGATGGACAGATGATTGCCGAGGGCTGTCCGCGCGATGTCCTGACCGCAGACCATCTGTCCGCAGCCTTCACCGTTCAAACCCATGTCCACAGCCTAGATGGCGGCGCCACCCGCAATTTTTCCTTCGCGCTCAGTGCCTGATCCGCAACCCATTGGACCATACATGAAAAACGCTCTTCTCATTTTCACACTTTCAACCTTTCTTGCCGCAGTCAGCCTCACCGCAGCCACAGCGGAACCCGTTACCGTCAAGAGCTGTAACCGTGAGGTTACCTTTGATACAGCCCCGCAACGCGCCGTCTCCAATGACGTCAACCTGACCGAAATGATGCTGGCGCTGAAATTGCAGGATCATATGGTCGGCTATACCGGGGTTTCCGGCTGGAAGACACTGGACGAAAAGCTGCGCGAGGGTGTCCGCCAAATGCCGGAACTGTCGCCGAAATATCCGAGCAAGGAAGTCCTGCTCAATGCCAATGCGGATTTCTATTTCGCCGGCTGGAACTATGGCATGAAGGTCGGCGGCGAGGTGACACCGGACACCCTCAGCCCGTTGGGCATCAAGGTCTATGAACTGACGGAAAGCTGCATTCACATCATGGCCAAGGCCAAGCCGACCATGGACGATATGTTCATCGACCTCATCAACTTGGGCCGGATATTCCGGGTCGAAGACAGGGCAGAGGCATTGGTTGCCGGCTATCGCCAGCAATTGGCAAAAATCCAGGCCAAAATCAGTCCAACAGACAAGCCTGCAACCGTTTTTGTCTATGATTCCGGTGAACAGAAGCCGTTCACATCCGGTCGCTTCGGTATTCCCACCGCAATGATCGAGGCGGCTGGCGGCGTCAATATCATGGATGACGTGGAGAAAAGCTGGACGGAGGTGTCCTGGGAACCGGTGATCGAGCGGAATCCGCAGGTGATCATCATCGTCAACTATGGCGAAGTAACCGCTCAACAGAAGATCGATTACATGAAGCATAACCCGGCCTTCCAGAATATCGACGCCGTGAAAAATGATCGTTTCGTTGTGCTTGACTATGTCGAGGCAACCCCAGGACCGCGTAATATCGATGCCATCGCCCGGCTGGCCCAAGCCTTTCATCCGCAAAGTCTGTAAGCATTGACTTTCATTAAACGCTTATCTGTGCCGATCCTGCTGGTTCTGACGATCATCATCGTTGTCAGTGCCGGCATTTCGCTGGGTGCGGCTCCCATTCCAGTTGCCACCGTCTGGAAAATCCTTGCCAATCACCTGGTTCCAGGCAGTTTTACGGTGGACTGGCCGGCGGGGCGGGTGAGCATCGTCTGGGATGTTCGATTTCCACGGGTGCTGCTCGGTGGACTTGTCGGGGCTGGGCTGGCGCTAACCGGGGCGGTCCTGCAACCAGCGACCCGCAATCCGCTCGCCGATCCGCATCTGCTCGGTGTCTCCTCCGGCGCCGCCTTTGGTGCAATCCTCGCGTTGCTGCATACCGGCATGATCTTCGGACTGCTGACCGTGCCGCTTTTCGCATTTGGCGGGGCGCTGCTCGCCACCGCCACGGTGGGACTGGTGGCGGGATTGACCCGCAGCCTTCAGGCCGACCGGCTGGTGCTGTCGGGCGTGATTGTCGGATTTTTCTTTACCGGGCTCGGCAATCTGCTGGTCTTTCTCGGAGATCCCCGCGCCACCCAAACCGTAACCTTCTGGATGCTCGGTGGGCTTGGCCTTGCCCAATGGCAGCACCTGATTTACCCCGCCGCTGTGCTCGCCGCCGGGCTTTGCTATTTGCTGCCCAATGCGCGTTTGCTGAATGCCTTGGCGATGGGCGATGAGACGGCGACAACCCTGGGCGTGCCTGTCGCCCGGTTTCGCATGATATTATTTGTGATCTCTGCACTCATCACCGGGACAATGGTCGCATTTTCAGGTGCCATCGGCTTTGTCGGCCTGATGGTTCCCCATATGGTGCGCGCACTGGCGGGATCAGACAATGTCCGTGTCCTGCCGCTCTCGGCGCTGACGGGCGCATTGGTGCTGATCCTCGCCGATCTCGTGGCAAGACTGGCCGTTGCACCGGAGGACATGCCGATTGGCATCGTCACAGGTCTTGCCGGATGCCTTGCTTTTCTCTGGATCATGCGCAAGGCCAAACCCGGCGCATAGACGTTTAGACTAAGCAGAAAGAGCCTTCGCCAATTGGTGTATATGCGCCGCGCCAATGCCGCAGCAACCGCCAATCATCGTCGCCCCCGCGTCAGCCCAATCGCAGGCAAAGCGGCAATAGGCATCATCAGTCAGGTCGGCGCGGGTCTCATGCAGGCCTTCATTCGCTGCGGCCTCACCCTGCTCACCTTCAAAAGCATTGGCATAGACACCAATGTCCAGGGAAACACCTTTTTGCCTGAATGTCGCTGCCGCCACATCCACCGCCGCCTTCATCACTTCCGGCTTGCTGCAATTAAACAACAGCGCCGATGCGCCAGAGCCAGTTGCCCAAAGCGCGGCATCCTGGACCAATTCGCCGGAGCGAAGCTTCGGTGAGCCGCCAATATCCTGTCCCGCTTCATCAGCAAGCGTAAAAGAAATCCAGAAGGGCTTGCCTGTTGCGGCAACCGCTTTTTGAACGGCTTCGCCTTCGGCAATCAGACTGAGCGTTTCACCAAGCCACACATCGACGAAGGGCGCAAGGTTGGCAACCAGCACATCCAGATAGGCATCAACCGTCGATGGATCAAAATTCTGCGGCTCATAGGAACCGAAGATCGGTGGCAAAGACCCGGCTACAAGCACCTTTCGACCTGAAGCATCCGCCGCCTGCCGCGCCAACTCACCCGACAGAGCAATCAGCGATGGGCCTTCACTCTGGAAACGCTCTTCCCCGATGTGAAACGGCACCAATGCATAAGAGTTGGTCGTCACAACCTCGGCACCCGCCGCAATGAATTCCGCATGCACCTGACGAACGATGTCAGGGGCATCAATCAGCGCCAGCGCCGACCATTCCGGCTGCTTCAACTCCGCACCGAGCCGAAGAAGTTCACGGCTCATGCCGCCATCGAGAATGCGAACCTTTGTCATACATATAGTCCTGTTGGTTATCGCCGGATTGGAACCTGCGCCTCGACCACCCGGAAGCAACGGGCAATGATCGCAGTGAGAGCAAGATAGAAGAGGGTAACGACGATCAGCGGTTCATAGACAAGCAGCGTATCCTGGCGCACCTTGTAAGCGACCGCATAGAGATCCATGACCGTCACGGTAAAGGCGAGGGGGGTGGCCTTCAGCTGCATGACCACTTCCCCGGCGATGGTGGGAAGAGCAATCCGGATCGCACGCGGCAGCCAGACCCGCCGAATGAGCGTGAAGCGACCCATGCCGAAAGCACGGCCCGCCTCAAGCTCGCCCTTAGGCACGACTAGCAAAGCTCCGCGCAAAACTTCGGCCTCATAGGCCGCGTAATTGAGCGTGAAACTGACTGCCGCAAAGAAAAATCCTTCCCGCAACAGCGGCCAGATCAAACTTTGACGAATGCCGGGGATCATCGGCAGCAATGATCCGACGCCGTAATAAAGCAACCAGAGCTGGATCAATAGCGGCGTGCCACGGAAAAACGTCGAATAGCCGCGCGCAAGGACCCGCGTCACCGGTCCGCCGCTGACCTGAGCGAAGGCAAGGCCAATGGCGATTGCAAAACCAAAGACCACCGAAATCACCAACAAAGCAAGAGTTTGCCATGCTCCGGTGAGCAGCAGAGGCCAATAATTGCCTATCCAGGAGAAATCCATCGCATCTCCTAGGACAGCAGCGGCTGACCGCGCCGCACCCGGCGCTCGATCAGCTTGAAGAACAGGTTGGAAACGAGAGTGATGGCCAGATAGAGCAGGGCGGCAGCCAGGAAAAACAGGAAATAATGCTTGGTGCTCGCCCCCGCCAGCCGGGTCGCCAGCGCCAGTTCCTGATAGCCGACGACGGCAACCAGCGCGCTATCCTTGGTGACAGCCATCCACAAATTGGCAAGGCCGGGCAGGGCGTTGGGCAGCAGCGCCGGCAAAGTAACCCTGTGAAACCGCTGGATCGGTGACATGCCGAAGGCTTTTGCCGCCTCACTTTGACCAATCGGGATCGCCAGGATAGACCCCCTGAGCACTTCGGTCATGTAAGCACCCTGGACGACACCCAGAACCGCAATCGCGGCAATCAACCCATTCACCTCGACCACTGGCATGCCGAATGCCTGCAATAGTCGGTTAAGCCCATCAGTGCCTGCATAATAAAGACCGACAATCAGGATCAGTTCCGGCACGGCGCGCACCGCTGTCGTATACACATCGAGCAATCCGAGCAGCAGGCGGTTGCCAGACAGCTTGCCCAAAGCCCCGCCAATCCCAATCACCAGCCCTATCAAAAAAGCGCCCGCCGAAATGACAAGCGTTGCCCCGGCACCCCATAGCAGCGTCCCGCCCCATCCAGGTGGATAGGGGGAAAGCAGATCGAATATGCCGGGGGACACTGCCATTTACGTAAGCTACCGTTTACTTACCGTAGATGTTGAAATCGAAATATTTCTTGGTGATCTCATCATATTTGCCGCTGGCCCGGACAGCAGCCAGCGCCGCATTCAACTTTGCCTTCAAAGCGGTGTCGTCCTTGCGCAAACCACCACCGACGCCTGAACCAAGCACGGCGGCATCATCGGCGACATCGCCCATATTGGCGCAGCAATCCTTGCCAGCATCACTCTTGACGAAAGTGTCGAGTACGATGGAATCGCCGAACACGTAATCGATCCGTCCCGCTGCCAAGTCCTGAAAGGCTTCATCAAGGGTTTGATAGGTCTTTTCAGAGGCCACCTTGGCAAAATACTTTTTATAATATTCTGACTGAACGGTGGACACCTGAATACCAATGGTCTTGCCCTTGACATCATCAGCGCTGGCACCCGGCTTCATATCCTTCATGCCGATCAGCCGGCTGGGGGTATTGTAATATTTGTCGGTGAAATCGATCACCTTTTTGCGCTCATCGGTAATCGACATAGAAGACCAGATCACATCGAACTTCTTGGCGCCCAATGCCGGTATCAACCCATCCCAGGATAGTTCGACGATAGAGCATTTCTCTTTCATCTCAGCGCAAACAGCATCCATCAGGTCGTTTTCCCAACCCTGCCACTTGCCGCCCGCATCCTTTGCGAAGAAGGGTGGATAGGATTCGTTCATAACACCAAAGCGCACATCGGCCTGCGCCGAAAAAGCGGAAAAGGCAAAGGCAGCGCTGGCCAACAGCAGCGGAAACAATTTCATAAAAGGCTTTCTCCTGGTTGAATTCTAAATTTTCAAAGATGCCGTCAGGCGCCGATCCCGCCGGTAAATTCCCGACAGCGGTCGCTGAGCGGATTGCCGAAGACCTGTTCAGGCGGTCCCTGCTCCTCAATCCGGCCCTGATGAAGAAACAGGACATGGCTGGAAACATCCCGGGCAAAGCGCATCTCATGGGTGACGAGCAGCATGGTGCGGCCTTCCTCGGCCAGATCACGAATGACCTTCAGCACTTCGCCAACCAGTTCCGGATCAAGCGCCGACGTAGGCTCATCGAACAACATGACGGCAGGTTCCACGCAGAGTGCGCGGGCAATGGCGGCACGCTGTTGCTGCCCGCCCGAGAGGAAAGCCGGATAAGCATCGCGCTTATCGTAGAGACCGACCTTATGCAGCAAGGACTCGGCGCGTTCGATGGCTTCCGCCCGCTTAACGCCCATCACATGCACCGGCGCTTCGATAACATTCTCTAAAACTGTCCGATGCGCCCAGAGATTGAAGTTTTGAAACACCATCCCAAGTCCGGTCCGCAACCGTTCGACCTGACGCCAGCTGGCAGGCTTTGGCTCACCACGCCGCCCCAGCTTGATGGCAACCTCTTCACCATTGACGACGACGCGCCCTCGGTCCGGCATTTCCAGGAAGTTGATGCAGCGCAGGAACGTGCTTTTTCCAGAGCCCGACGAACCAATAATTGAGATTACATCGCCCTTAGCAGCACGCAGAGATACGCCCTTCAGAACGGGATTCGCTCCGAAACTCTTGTGGATGTCTTCCACCTCCAGGGCGAAAACGCCGCCATCTGTCATATAGGCTCCACTCTCCAAATGCATGTCACAATAATCGCTTACTCAAGCAGTTTATGCGCGCAATTTCGAACTAGATTGCATATTTTCTGCAGAAAATCCTTGCATCAAGCGGATAATCCTTAAAAAAATAACATGAAATGCACGCTTGGAGGATCATCCCATGGACCAATTGGATCGGTTCGATCGCCAGATCATCGATATCATTCAGAGAAATTGTCAGCTGAAGGCTGAGATTATTGCCGAACAGATCGGACTTTCTCTGTCTGCGGTACAAAGACGCCTGAAACGGCTGCGGGAAGAGGGGATCATCAAAAGTGAAGTGGCGGTGGTGGACCGCAAGATAACCGGCCATCCCATGGTGTTTATCGTCGGCATGGAGATTGAGCGCGACAATTACGATGCGCTTGCCCGCTTTCGCACCTGGTCGGAACGTCAGGATCATATTCAGCAGGTTTATTATGTCACTGGTCAGGTCGATTTGATCGCAATCGTCACCGCCCGCGACGTTGAGCATTACGACGATATCGCCGCCCTTATCATGGCTGAAAACCCGCAAATACGCCGAATGCATACCAATGTCGTGCTGCGGGATATCAAACTCGGGCTATTCGTACCGATGGCAAAATAGAGACAATCTCCTTCGCCACCAGCAGAAGCGCTAGAATGCCCAGGTCAGCAGGTTTCCAGCGGCGGTGACGAGATAATAGGTCACGACACCGGCGCCAGCTGCAACGAAGAGCGAAAAAATCACCACTAGGCCATCGCGCTCGGCAAGAGCGATAGCAATCAGGATGATTGCCAGCGCTGGAGCGGTATTGCCAAAGGGAATTGGCAGGGAGATCAGCACTGCCAGCACGAGAATGGGCAGCGCCAGGATCATTCGCGCCGTCTTGCCCGTGAGAAACGGCAGACGCCCGGCGATCAGCCAGCTTTCGAGTTTCAGCACCCAGGGCCGTCCGAGCCGCACCATTGTTTCCACAACCTTGAGCGACACCGTTCGCCGCGCAATGAAACCCGGGAGCCAGATCCGGTCCGCACCATACAACATTTGCACAGCAACGAATGCCAGGCAGGTGCCGAAAACCATCCCGAAAGGACCGGGCAGGGGGACCAGGGTCGGCAGGCAAAGCACCAGCAAGGTGAAGGCTATCCCAATTCGACCCCGCCGACCGATCAGTTCACCAATGGAAATACCACCACGCAAACGAGCAGTTTCCAGCACCTCCAACAGGAAGCCGGATCCCCGCACAATGTCGTCACCTGCGGCAGGACCGGGCTTTCGAGACATCATCATCATCTTAATCCGTGCAACCGCTATCCCGTAGCGCTTGCTGATGCGCCGAGCGCAACGCAAGGTGAATATCGGCTGTGCTGATTACCACTTCAGCCGACGCGAAATCTGCTTGAATTTTTTCAACAAGATCGAGATCACCAGGCAATCGATGATCCTCCACATGCAAGGCCTGGGCGTAAAGCACCAATTCCTGGCCGCGCAATCCCAGGCGCTCTCCGGCCCAGAACCCCGTCAAAACATTCCGACGGGCGCGGATTGTGAACGTGGTATCGTCCTTTGGGCACCAATCCAGCCCTGAAACGCTCTGAACCATCGCATGTCCTCTGTCGTGAAGTTTTGTCATAACCTGTCCTTGTTCAAATCGTCTATACATCGCCGCCGGTCTCAGATCCAAGCAGTGAGAAGGCGGTCCGGCATTCGGGAGAAATTTCCGAGACAACCGCAACCGGCGTAGTCCAGCCAAAAGAAATCCGTAAGCCAGAGGCAACAGCCCAGCTTGGATCATCAAGCGCTTGTTGTAGTAACTTCGGAGCTGAATCTCGCACGCATGTTTGCACCTGTTCTATTGTACTTGCCGATGAATTCATCGACGCCAGGCGACTGCGAAGATCCGCCTCTATCGGGTCGATCAGAAAAAAGCTGATCAGAGTGGCAAAGATTTCTGTAAACATAACCCTGCTCCTAGCGTAAGATATTCAAAAGCTTAGGGGCGGGGATACGGTAACGGCAGTCACGACCGGCGCGGTGCGAGATGTTTATCGCCATCGATGACAAGCAATTGACCTGGGAAAAAGCGCGCGAACCACCTGACAGAACCAAGACCATGGCTACAATCCTATGCCGGCGCATGTGTCGAAAACGGTCCGACATCGCAGAAGCGCCGGCGGCTGCTGCCAGAGGGGCCCGGACCACGGGTTGACCTGAAGATGGAGCCGTAAGTCGTCTGTTTCAAGGCGTTTGCTCGGCAATTTCAAGGATTTTTCAGCCCAGAAAATCCACGACTATCCAAATTCCATATCCTGCAAAGCAGGTTTTCAAAGGAAAAGACTTAGGTTCACGATTCCTGTTGCTCGGTTTATGCGATACAAGACAAAGGAACTCATCCGGAGAAAAACCGAGGCCGCATGACCCAGAACAGTTATTTCACCAATTATGGGGGCCTGCCGCCCCAGACGCAGTTGCTTTCGGGCAAGGCTGTTTTCAAAACCGCCTATGCGGTCATTCCCAAAGGCGTGATGAGTGACATCGTCACCAGTCTTCTGCCGCATTGGGAAAAAACCCGCGCCTGGATCATCGCCAGACCCATGACAGGATTTTCGGAAACTTTTTCGCAATATGTAATGGAAGTCCAACCCGGAGGAGGCAGCATAAGACCGGAACCAGATGCTCAAGCCCAAACAGCGATCTTCGTAGTAGAAGGTGCGTTTAGACTTACTCTTGAAACCACTGAGCATGATCTTCGTGCCGGATCTTTCGCTTTTCTGCCGGCCGGTTCGACATGGGCAGTTCTCAACACCAGCGATGCGCCTGCAAAATTCCATTGGGTTCGCAAGACATTCCAAGCGGTAGAGGGATTGGAGCCACCACCGGCAATCTTCACCCATGAAGACGAGCATGAAATTGCCATGATGCCTGACACCGGCGGAGCCTGGGGGACAACCCGGTTCGTCGATCCCAATGATATCCGCTATGACTTCCACCTGAATATCGTCAGCTTCCAACCTGGCGGCATCATTCCGTTCATGGAAACCCATGTGATGGAACACGGCCTCTATGTCCTGGAAGGCAAAGCCGTCTACCGACTGAACGACGACTGGGTCGAGGTCGAGGCCGGTGACTTCATGTGGCTGCGCGCCTTCTGCCCACAAGCCTGCTACGCTGGCGGTCCCGGCAGGTTCCGCTATCTGCTTTACAAGGATGTCAACAGACACGCCCGTTTGTGGCCCTGAGCCAGATCACAGTTCAGTTCATCGGTAGGAAAATCGAAATGCGGGGGATTGATATCCCTTCGCACTTCATCCTTGAACCCACCCCCCTTACGTCGTAAATATTGATAATCAACATTATGGAACTAAATCAATATTATCATGCGAAGTGCAATCAAATTTGCATTGTAACAAGAAGCGGCAGATGATCTGAGGCCCGCCGTGCCAAAGGTGTATCGATAACCCGTGCTTCAAGGATATTTAATCCACCTGATATTAGAACATGATCCAACCGCAGGAATGGAAAGCGAGATGGAAATGTCGGCTTCGACCGACTGAGGCTGTCGGACTTTAGGTTAGCTTTCGTGGCATCGGCCAATCTTGCCACCAGGAGTTTGAAAGCTTTTGAATTTGGGACAGCATTCAAGTCGGCTGCGACCACAATGGGAGCATCTGCCTCCAGCAAGGGTCCGAGCCATTCCACGCCCAAAAGCGCCCTTGCCTGCTCTGCTCGCTCACCCGCCCGTAAGCCGAAATGTGTCACGCAGACGTTAACAGCAATTTCTCCAATCGATACCTCTACCAACAGCGCGCCCCTTTGCTCACCGCGTGATGGCAACATGCCCTGATGGACGATCCGGGTCGGGAACCTGGTCAAAAGTGCATCGCCATATCGTTCCTCAGCAATATTCAAGGCGGAATGAAAATGTGATTTCATGGTGAGATAGCCAGCAATCACGTCCGCTTGATCAATTCCTGAGGTTCGGTTTCGTCCGACATCCACTTCCTGAAGGCAGACAATATCTGCTTCGGTGGTTGCGATCACTTCGGCAATTCTGGCTGGATCAAGTCTTCTGTCTGTGCCGATACAGCTATGAATATTATAGGTAAGGAGACGAAATATGGAGCTCATGGCGAGGGAACACCTTAGGCGGGAAATCGTTCCCTGTACGAAGAGCAACCTCGGAACGGATTTGATGCAAAAGAAGATTTTGTTGAATGGCATTTTCCTTGCTGCGACAGCAATAGCCCTCTGGCTGAGCTACCGGGCGCTGAGCAAATTCTCCCTCAACGATATCGAAATGTCATTGTCTGCCATCCCTTGGACAGGTTTTGCTCTGTCATTATTTTTTTGTGCCATCTCCTACCTTTGTCTGACTGGCTTCGACTATCTTGGCATTCTCTATGCCGGTTCTCGTTTGTCCTGGCGAAAAGCCGCGGTCGCGTCTTTTGTTAGCCTCTCTATCGGACATAATGTCGGCTTGGCGGCGCTGTCCAGCGGTGCGGTGCGCTATCGGTATTATCGGCGCTGGGGCCTCAAAAACGAGGAAGTCGCCAAAATCATTCTCTTTTGCGGCGCAACCGTCGGAATCGGCTTGATAGGATTGGCCGGCATTTGCCTTGCCCTGTTTCCGCAGAGTGCGGCCAAGCTCGGCGGCATGGGGAGTTTCGCTGCGAGGCTGATTGGATTTGCCTGTCTGGCTGCAATTGGCATCTATCTCGTGGCCTCATCCTGGCTGCGAGGTGAAATACGAATATACAAATGGCGCTTCTCACTGCCAACCCTGCCTATCGCCCTTGCCCAGGTCGCTGTTGGCATCGCCAATTTCACCGCCGTCGCCGCTTGTCTTTTTTGGTTGGCAAGATCGTCCGCAGGTTTTTTTGAAACGACAACCGCCTATGTCATGGCTAACCTCTCGGCGCTGGTTGCCCATGTTCCTGGAGGACTCGGCGTAATGGAAGCGACGATCTCTTTCATCATGGGCAAAGACGCATCGATCGGCGCGC is a window encoding:
- a CDS encoding ABC transporter permease codes for the protein MAVSPGIFDLLSPYPPGWGGTLLWGAGATLVISAGAFLIGLVIGIGGALGKLSGNRLLLGLLDVYTTAVRAVPELILIVGLYYAGTDGLNRLLQAFGMPVVEVNGLIAAIAVLGVVQGAYMTEVLRGSILAIPIGQSEAAKAFGMSPIQRFHRVTLPALLPNALPGLANLWMAVTKDSALVAVVGYQELALATRLAGASTKHYFLFFLAAALLYLAITLVSNLFFKLIERRVRRGQPLLS
- a CDS encoding transporter substrate-binding domain-containing protein, with amino-acid sequence MKLFPLLLASAAFAFSAFSAQADVRFGVMNESYPPFFAKDAGGKWQGWENDLMDAVCAEMKEKCSIVELSWDGLIPALGAKKFDVIWSSMSITDERKKVIDFTDKYYNTPSRLIGMKDMKPGASADDVKGKTIGIQVSTVQSEYYKKYFAKVASEKTYQTLDEAFQDLAAGRIDYVFGDSIVLDTFVKSDAGKDCCANMGDVADDAAVLGSGVGGGLRKDDTALKAKLNAALAAVRASGKYDEITKKYFDFNIYGK
- a CDS encoding ABC transporter ATP-binding protein yields the protein MTDGGVFALEVEDIHKSFGANPVLKGVSLRAAKGDVISIIGSSGSGKSTFLRCINFLEMPDRGRVVVNGEEVAIKLGRRGEPKPASWRQVERLRTGLGMVFQNFNLWAHRTVLENVIEAPVHVMGVKRAEAIERAESLLHKVGLYDKRDAYPAFLSGGQQQRAAIARALCVEPAVMLFDEPTSALDPELVGEVLKVIRDLAEEGRTMLLVTHEMRFARDVSSHVLFLHQGRIEEQGPPEQVFGNPLSDRCREFTGGIGA
- a CDS encoding Lrp/AsnC family transcriptional regulator, translated to MDQLDRFDRQIIDIIQRNCQLKAEIIAEQIGLSLSAVQRRLKRLREEGIIKSEVAVVDRKITGHPMVFIVGMEIERDNYDALARFRTWSERQDHIQQVYYVTGQVDLIAIVTARDVEHYDDIAALIMAENPQIRRMHTNVVLRDIKLGLFVPMAK
- a CDS encoding exopolysaccharide biosynthesis protein; the encoded protein is MMMSRKPGPAAGDDIVRGSGFLLEVLETARLRGGISIGELIGRRGRIGIAFTLLVLCLPTLVPLPGPFGMVFGTCLAFVAVQMLYGADRIWLPGFIARRTVSLKVVETMVRLGRPWVLKLESWLIAGRLPFLTGKTARMILALPILVLAVLISLPIPFGNTAPALAIILIAIALAERDGLVVIFSLFVAAGAGVVTYYLVTAAGNLLTWAF
- a CDS encoding ATPase inhibitor subunit zeta, with product MVQSVSGLDWCPKDDTTFTIRARRNVLTGFWAGERLGLRGQELVLYAQALHVEDHRLPGDLDLVEKIQADFASAEVVISTADIHLALRSAHQQALRDSGCTD
- a CDS encoding bifunctional allantoicase/(S)-ureidoglycine aminohydrolase: MTQNSYFTNYGGLPPQTQLLSGKAVFKTAYAVIPKGVMSDIVTSLLPHWEKTRAWIIARPMTGFSETFSQYVMEVQPGGGSIRPEPDAQAQTAIFVVEGAFRLTLETTEHDLRAGSFAFLPAGSTWAVLNTSDAPAKFHWVRKTFQAVEGLEPPPAIFTHEDEHEIAMMPDTGGAWGTTRFVDPNDIRYDFHLNIVSFQPGGIIPFMETHVMEHGLYVLEGKAVYRLNDDWVEVEAGDFMWLRAFCPQACYAGGPGRFRYLLYKDVNRHARLWP
- a CDS encoding endonuclease/exonuclease/phosphatase family protein; this translates as MSSIFRLLTYNIHSCIGTDRRLDPARIAEVIATTEADIVCLQEVDVGRNRTSGIDQADVIAGYLTMKSHFHSALNIAEERYGDALLTRFPTRIVHQGMLPSRGEQRGALLVEVSIGEIAVNVCVTHFGLRAGERAEQARALLGVEWLGPLLEADAPIVVAADLNAVPNSKAFKLLVARLADATKANLKSDSLSRSKPTFPSRFPFLRLDHVLISGGLNILEARVIDTPLARRASDHLPLLVTMQI